From Arachis hypogaea cultivar Tifrunner chromosome 3, arahy.Tifrunner.gnm2.J5K5, whole genome shotgun sequence:
TTATCTGGTATGGAAGTATAATGTTAAAAGCTCTCAGGAAACCATATGCTCCAGTAAACACCCTATGCAACAGATTTATAAATGGATCACAAAGCATCCAGTTAAAAAGTTACAACAATAATGCTATCTAAGCTGTAAGATTGGCCTACAActttcataataattttattgCAAATTTAACACTTCAAATTACTTCAAAAAATGCACACAGACACACACCTTCCTGTAATCAAGTATTCCTTCAAAAGGAAGCTCCAGCTCATCACTCACTATAACTGGAATGCATCCACTAACAATAGCATCAAATAATCTAGCAGAGGATGGAGTGTCACCAGCTGGGCTTAAGCAAAATAGAGACCTGATAATATGGAAGGCAAGCAGATAATTACAACAAATCAAATATCGCGGTTGCATATATTCAAGTGCTGAACTTAGATTACTTGCGCATGCCATTTTGAGCTgcttcttttcctccttctccagCTGTTCCCTCCTGTATAACCACATCATCAGCTCCACTTAATTCAGCTCCAAGTTTAGAGCGAATCTTTCCTCCCTGAAATGGGAAAGGCACAAAGTAGCTAAACCTCAAAATGTTTAAATGACACATATGACTAAGATTGAAAGAAAGTGATAAGGGAACTCTGCCCCCCACAAACTATAAAAAGACATACAACAAACAAACAAACCCTAAGCAATACGAGGCCTTCATTTATATCATAGAAATAGAATTAACCAGTTCAATGAAATATCCAatattacataataaaaattatgcaaataaaatatatattctttgGTGTTGACAATAATTACAACTCTAACAGAACAAAGGTATATCTATAGACTTCAACTGGCATCATTTACATATAGTGTATTAGTACTTCCACTTTGAAGTTTTGACCTGTTAGTCAATCAAAATCAGCAATTGCAAAACATTCTTACCGCATTTCTTTTGAGACGGCCACGAAAGAAAAGTAGTGTGCTTCTCTTTGGATTCGTTTCCGACAGACATCTGGCATCACACAATTCAACATTGGGAACATAAGGAAGGATCAGGTCCTTCTCGAGATAAACCTGTCCTGGCTTGTACCTGCAAAATGTAAAAATGATCACTGGATGCCATACTCAGCAACTAATAATATACTATCATTATATTCACAAAATCGCAGGCATGCAACTCAGAATACAAACCAGTTCCCAGTGGAATCCATATCTGGCAACAGCCATATGGCATTCTTCACGTATCTGCGAACAGACTTAAAAGACCAAGGATGATGAATAGGAAGTATGTGATCTCTTCCACCGGAGCGCTTCCATGCAGGTTGATCAGTCATCCACTTCAAAGCTTCCTACAACCACAGCGGCAAGAGTAAATTAGACACAAGAGGCACTTTCTAAATGGTTCAGATTACACCATATTACAATGCTTTATGTTGATATCATAGACGAAGCTtaaatactattattaatatCGAATTATTGACATAACTGTTAACAAAAAAGAGACAGGAAGAGCACTCACACCCTATAAAGCGCCTTGCATTGCTGTTTCTCCATGAGGAAGAAGCTTATAGTTGTGAAGAACGGTACGTAGAACAAATCAGCCTCCTCTTGTCGGTGGACCCTAACAACGCTTCTCAACAGCCTCTCCGACGGAGGAGCAATCAGATCCGCCCAAAGCCAGTAATCAATAGAATGCTGCATTCACGAGTAGAAACTTCCACACATCACAAAAGGCAAAAACGGAGAACATTAAGAAGCAATAACGGCGTTGTTGAATTCGAGATTACCTCACCTGTTCGATGAGACGGTGAACGGGGCTGCCATTGGAGGTGAGATTGGAGGTGTCTTTGTATGTATTCTGGAAGAGCCAGAGAAGATCGTAGGTGAACTTTTTCGGCATGTCGTAGACGTAAACCCTAAGTGGAAGTCCGACCGGGTAGTAGGGATCGGAGTAGAGGCGATCCGCTTCGGAGCGGGAAACGGCGTCGTCGAGGGGGGTGACGTCAGCATCGGGGCTAGCGGTGTCGTCTTTAGTGGAAGGGGATTTGTTGGCGAGGAAGTGGTCGAGGGAGGCGACGAAAGATGTTTCGGCGGTGGTGGCGGTGGTGAGGGAGTGGCGGGAGGTGGGAGGAAGGCGGGTGCCTTGTTGGAAGGAGGAGAGGAAGAAAAGGAGAGAGAAGACGAGGAGAGAGAGTGCGAAGAGAAGGATTCTTGATTTGGATCTCGGCATCATCTGCCTTCCTGCCATTTT
This genomic window contains:
- the LOC112789308 gene encoding probable arabinosyltransferase ARAD1, yielding MAGRQMMPRSKSRILLFALSLLVFSLLFFLSSFQQGTRLPPTSRHSLTTATTAETSFVASLDHFLANKSPSTKDDTASPDADVTPLDDAVSRSEADRLYSDPYYPVGLPLRVYVYDMPKKFTYDLLWLFQNTYKDTSNLTSNGSPVHRLIEQHSIDYWLWADLIAPPSERLLRSVVRVHRQEEADLFYVPFFTTISFFLMEKQQCKALYREALKWMTDQPAWKRSGGRDHILPIHHPWSFKSVRRYVKNAIWLLPDMDSTGNWYKPGQVYLEKDLILPYVPNVELCDARCLSETNPKRSTLLFFRGRLKRNAGGKIRSKLGAELSGADDVVIQEGTAGEGGKEAAQNGMRKSLFCLSPAGDTPSSARLFDAIVSGCIPVIVSDELELPFEGILDYRKIALFVSSVDAVKPGWLLNFLKGISAARIKEMQQNLSKYSRHFLYSSPAQPLGPEDLVWRMMAGKVVNIKLHSRRSQRVVQGSRNVCTCECRPGNVTNTISIVS